GAACAGCCGGTTCGTCACCCGCACGCCCTCGATCTGCATCCGGATCGACGCCTCTGCCCGCTCCCGCACGCGCTCGAGCGCGTGCTCCTGCTCATTGAAGGCGGTGAGGGTCTCGATGCCCTCGACCGCGTCGAGCACGGCCTGGCTGCGCGCGGCCTCGCGCACCCGCACCTCGCGGAACACCACGCGCGACCTGCGCAGGAACGCCCGGGTGCCGAGCACGTAGAACGGAGCGGAGACGAGTCCTGCGAGCGCGAGCCAGGGGTCGAGTGCGGTCAGCGCGACCACCGAGACCCCGATCGCGAACGCCGCCGAGAGCAGTGTGGGGGCGACGTTCCCGCCGGCTTCGGCCACCGCATCGACATCGCCGGTGACCCGGGAGAGCAGGTCGGCGCTCTCGCCGTCGTCGACCTCGCTCACCGGCAGCCGCATCGCCGAGGCGAACACGTCTTCGCGGAGGGTCGCGAGCATGTCCTGCACCAATCCGGTCAGCACCCGCACCGCCCACAGCATCACCACGGCGGCGCCGACCGCGCCGAGGCCAGCACCGGCGACCCAGGCGGCGATGGTCACGAAACCGGCATCGGAGGAGACGGCATCGACGATGCGTCCCAGGCACGTCGGCATCACGATGCCCAGGGCGGATGCCGCGAGGAAGAGCGCGGCGACGGCCGCCGTGCGACCGGGGTGCTGCCGCAGCAGTGCGCCGACGACGCCGCGCACCCGTGCGCTGGAGGCGATCGGCAGCAGGGCCGTGGTCGAGCTCGACTCATGCATGGTGCGCATCCGATCGTTCGGAGGGGAGATCGATGATCCGATCGCAGGCGGCGAGAAGCACCGGCGAAGTGGTGATCACCACCACCGTCTCGGTGTGCTCCGCGAGGGCGCGGGCGATGTGCGCCTCGGTGATGGCATCGACGGCCGAGGTCGGCTCGTCGAGCACCAGCACATCGGCATCCGCGTGCAGGGCGCGGGCGATGCCGATGCGCTGCCGCTGCCCGCCCGAGAGACGGCGTCCGGCTTCACCGACCTGTGATTCCCACCCGCCGATCTGCACCACGGTGTCGTGCAGCGCCGCCATCTCGATGAAGGGCGGGTGCGCGGGCTCCTCCACGCCGTGACCGCGCACCGCCTCGCGCAGGGACCCGCTCACGATCGTCTGTCCGTGGGGAGGGGCGATGACCCGACGCCGGTACTCCACCGGGTCGAGGTCGGTCAGGTCGCGGAGCTCTCCCTCGACCGCGAGCGCGACCCGGCCGCGATCGACCCGGGTGCGCAGGCCCAGGAGACGCGAGAGGGCACGTGCCGAGTCGCTGTCGGCGGGGCGGATGCCGAGCATCTCCCGTCCCCGCACCTCGACCGGATCCGCGGAAGATCCCGCGCGGAAGGTCAGCACGACATCACCGGCCGCATCCGCCGGGGTCGAAGACGCCGCAGGAGGGTCGAGCAGGTCTTCGGCGTCGATCACCTCGGCGAGCCTCTTGGCCGAGGCGAGCTTGTGGATCCAGTTCGAGGGGAACGAGCCGGCGTACGCCAGGTAGCCGCTGATGAACTGGGCGAGCCCGAGCACCGTGACCAGCTCGCCGATGCTGATGCGGCCCTCAGCGGCGAACCATGCCGACATCCCCGCGAGCGCGGTCGTGGCGACCGCAGCCAGCGTGCCGCTGACGGCTTCATACGAGGCGAGTGAACGACCGGCCGCCGTGGCCGCCCGACGAGAGGCATCACTCGCGGCGACGTACCTGCGCACAGCCTCTTCGCGGGCGCCGATGCCCACGAGCACCCGGAAGCCGCTCATGAAGTCGGCGGCGACCGCTCCTGCCTCGGTCGCCGCCTGCTGCTCGGCGAACCCCCGGCGTTCGAGGGGACGCGAGACGACCTGCATCACGAACATCATCGCGACGGTCGAGCCGAACACGACGATGGTCGCGACCGGTGAGATCACCAGCATCGCGAGTCCGGCTCCGATGATCGCGGCGATCGTGGCGCACTGCTGCGCCACCGACCAGGCGACACCCGCGACGCGGTAGGTGTCGGAGGTGACGAAGGTGAGCGCCTCCCCGGGGGTCAACGTGCGGCGGGAGAGCCGGGGTCGCAGCATGCGGGAGAGGGTGAGGTGTCGCAGCGCCTGCTCGCCGTAGCCGTAGATCGAGACCATGAGACGGGAAGCCGACTGGTAGCTCGCGGTCAGCACGAGGAACGTGGCCACCAGCACGCCGAGCCAGAGCGCGAGGGCGGCGGGGTCGGCGGGGAGCACGGCGCGGTCGATCGTCGCGCCGATGATGACGGGGATCGTCGCCTCGGCCAGTGCATGCACGATGAGCAGACCAGTCGCCCCGGCGAGCGCGATACCGCGTCCCTCGGACTTCAGCGCGATCCCGAAGAGCCTCCGCGGGGTGGGCGTCACGGCGTCCGCCGTCCGAGCGGCAGCACCAGTGGGGTTCCCGAGACGGGGTCGGTGATCACCCTGCAGGGCAGGTCGTACACGGCCTGCACGAGTTCGGCGGTGATGATCTCGCGCGGGTCGCCCTGCGCCACGATGGCTCCGTCGCGCATCGCCACCAGGTGTGTGGCGTAGCGGGCGGCGTGGTTCAGGTCGTGCAGCACGGCGACGAGTGTCGTGCCGTCGCGGTGGAGGTCGGCGAACAGCTCCATCAGGTCGATCTGGTGCGCGATGTCGAGGAAGGTCGTCGGCTCGTCGAGCAGCAGGTGCTTGGTCTGCTGCGCGAGGGCCATCGCCACCCATACGCGCTGCCGCTGCCCGCCCGAGAGTTCGTCGACCAGGCGCCGCGACAGGTCGGTGACCCCGGTCGCGGCCATGGCCTCGGAAACGGCGCGCTCGTCGGCGCTGCTCCATGTGCGCAGGGCACTCTGGTGCGGGAAGCGCCCGCGACCGACGAGGTCGGCGACCGTGATGCCGTCGGGGGCGATCGACGACTGGGGGAGCAGCCCCAGCTTGCGGGCGGCCTCCTTCGGCTTGAGCGCACGCAGCTCGTCGCCGTCGAGCAGCACCGCACCGGTGGTCGGGCGCAGCAGTCGGGCGAATCCGCGCAGCAGGGTCGACTTGCCGCACGCGTTCGGTCCGATGATGATCGTGAACGAGTTGTCGGGCACCTCGAGCGTGAGGTCCGAGATGATCGGGGTCTCCCCGTAGCCCAGCGTGATGTCGCGGGCCAGCAGCGAAGCGGTCATGGGTGTTCCTTTCAGGTGCGGCGCGCGTACTGGGCGGCGAGCAGCCAGGCGAGGTAGAGGCCGCCCACCGAGACCGTCACCACGCCCACGGGCACGGCGACGAGCTGGGCGACCGCATCCGACACCA
The DNA window shown above is from Microbacterium maritypicum and carries:
- a CDS encoding ABC transporter transmembrane domain-containing protein, with protein sequence MTPTPRRLFGIALKSEGRGIALAGATGLLIVHALAEATIPVIIGATIDRAVLPADPAALALWLGVLVATFLVLTASYQSASRLMVSIYGYGEQALRHLTLSRMLRPRLSRRTLTPGEALTFVTSDTYRVAGVAWSVAQQCATIAAIIGAGLAMLVISPVATIVVFGSTVAMMFVMQVVSRPLERRGFAEQQAATEAGAVAADFMSGFRVLVGIGAREEAVRRYVAASDASRRAATAAGRSLASYEAVSGTLAAVATTALAGMSAWFAAEGRISIGELVTVLGLAQFISGYLAYAGSFPSNWIHKLASAKRLAEVIDAEDLLDPPAASSTPADAAGDVVLTFRAGSSADPVEVRGREMLGIRPADSDSARALSRLLGLRTRVDRGRVALAVEGELRDLTDLDPVEYRRRVIAPPHGQTIVSGSLREAVRGHGVEEPAHPPFIEMAALHDTVVQIGGWESQVGEAGRRLSGGQRQRIGIARALHADADVLVLDEPTSAVDAITEAHIARALAEHTETVVVITTSPVLLAACDRIIDLPSERSDAHHA
- a CDS encoding ABC transporter ATP-binding protein, translating into MTASLLARDITLGYGETPIISDLTLEVPDNSFTIIIGPNACGKSTLLRGFARLLRPTTGAVLLDGDELRALKPKEAARKLGLLPQSSIAPDGITVADLVGRGRFPHQSALRTWSSADERAVSEAMAATGVTDLSRRLVDELSGGQRQRVWVAMALAQQTKHLLLDEPTTFLDIAHQIDLMELFADLHRDGTTLVAVLHDLNHAARYATHLVAMRDGAIVAQGDPREIITAELVQAVYDLPCRVITDPVSGTPLVLPLGRRTP